The nucleotide sequence CCAATGGGGGGGGGGTTGGGTGGGTGTCGGCGTCTATAGTTAGAAATGTCATTTCGTCTATTGATAATAGGAATCCAACAAAGTACTTTTGATAGCCttcaaaaggaagaagaaaagaaaacaagagtACTTTTGAGTTTTGACGGGATGcactttttattatattctgTATAACCGACATACTGTTAGTTAAGTAATCCAAAATGTAACTAACtaatgataaaacaaaatttcataatTCAAAACttgttcttattattttattttgcattttCACTTGTAACTAATATGAATCATATTTGGTTTTAGTAGTTATGtttatttgaccaaaaaattatgtttatatatcaTGTTTTCAAAAGAATTGTGTTTGGTTCTTCTCCCCGTTAAGGCTCCGATTCATCGGAGTTCCTTTCAGCGCCGCTTCAGTTTCGCCGGAGGAAGACAGTTTTCATGTCTTGACGCGTGTCTATTGGTTGCAGGGTAACCGAACAACGTGGTGGATGGTGCAAGCTTTTTTCTTCAACGGGTTCTCTCTCTTTGGGTTTGGGCTCAAAGTTTCTGTAAATGTTGGGCTTTGTGTTGGGCCTTTGCTAAGTTTCGTCCGACCCGTAGTTTGGgctttgtttctgttttgttgggCTTGATCCTGTTGGATCTTGTACCTTTAATAAAATAccagaggaaaaaaaaatatcatgtttTCAATATAAACATTATCACATGTAACTATTTTCATGTTAAGTAAttgcaaaatatttaaaatgggccaagaaaaccaaataatactaaaatgggccataaaacaaataacataatgtgagtttttgtttttgtttttgttttggtttggtaTCAGAATAGAATACACAATTACACATCATCATATCTAGTGATTACGTGTTGGCTTTTTCGGTCACAGTTCCTATCCTAACACCCATTTATCGTCGTCTCCTTCGTTCCGAccttttgtctctctctttaGACCTGTTAGTTAATCCATGGCTTCACTTAGTTGTTACTAGTTGTGTTTGTCTTCTGTGTGATAGTAAGTATCTGTAATAACTCGTATTTGATTTAAGGAATGGCTACTTTGAACCCTTTTGATCTGTTGGATGACGATGCTGAGGATCCGAGCCAGCTCGCCGTCTCCATCGCTGCTGATAAGTCCAGGAAGCCTGCACCTGTCTCAGGCTTGCCTGCTAAGTCAACTCCTCCGTCTTCGAAGCAGCCTCCTCCTTCTCAAGCTGGTCTCAGATCCACTTTACTCTATTCTtctgtttggattttttttttgtatttggtaTCTGATTGTTTTGTATGTTGTTCTTGTTCTTAATTAGTGAGAGAGGCTAGGAGTGATGCTCCAcgtggcggtggtggtggatTTAGCCGTGGTCGTGGTGGTTACAACCGTGGAGGTAACAATGGATATTCAGGGGGATACAGTAAGCCCTCTGAGGAAGGAGACGTTTCAAAGCCTTCTTATGAGAgacgtggtggtggtggtgtagGTCCTCCGCGTGGTGGTAGACGTGGTGAAGCTGGTGAAGGTGAACGTCCTCGAAGGGCATTTGAGCGTCGTAGTGGAACTGGCAGAGGGTCTGTCTCTCTGTCTGTCTTACTCTTATTCTATTGCATATTATCATCAATCTCATAAAGCTTAAGTTTATGTTATGGTTATAGGGGTGACTTCAAACGTGAAGGAGCTGGTCGTGGAAACTGGGGAACACCAGGAGAAGAAGTTCTTGCTGTGTATGCATTTTGTCATTGATTGCTTGTTTTTAAGTGAAAATGATTGTGAATTTGGACTAAAAAGAAGCTCTTTGTCTCTTTTAGCGAGACTGAAGAAGTAGCAGCTGGGGTTGAAAACGAGAAGGATGTTGTGGAGAAGCCTGCTGATGATGATGCTAACAAGGAGAACACTACTGAAGTTGAGGAGCAGAAAGAGCCTGAGGTTAAGGTAATTAGAGGAATTAAGAGAGATGTTAGGTTGTTATTTACAGTTACACCACTAGGTATTGTTAATAGGACATGGAACACAACTTATATACTTGTCTTGGCTTTTTATTCGTATTGATTGCTTACTGGTTTGTGTTTTGGTAGGAAATGACTCTGGATGAGTATGAGAAAATACTCGAGGAGAAGAGAAAGGCACTTCAATCTCAGAACACCTCTGAGAGGAAAGTTGATACCAAAGTGTTTGAATCAATGCAACAACTCTCAAACAAGAAGAAGTCTAACGATGAAATCTTCATCAAGTTGGTAAAGACATATTACTTCCCTGTCTTGTTTCTTCGTTGTCGATGTTATGGATTGTATTAAGAAACGAAAGAGATTCGTATTGATAAAGAAAGATCGTAACAAACTAGAGAGTATCTTAGggtctctctctccctttaCAACTTTATGATCAAATCTCTTGATGCCTCTCCAATACAATACTCACTCATATAAATAGAAAAGGTTCCTACGCAGCCAACACATCACGTGGGATGTTTAACAAGATCTCCAGCTCACCATCTTTATTCCTTATTCCTCATAACCGCATACTCAAGTGGTCCTCTGCGCCACGTCACAGCTCTCCGTTGTCGTCTTCTGCTGACTCCCTTTCTTCCTTCTCGTATACTCATATAGCAAGGGAGGTCGTAACGCTTCATATCTAACATTACCCCCCTCTGCAAAATTGACCTTGTCCTCAAGGTCAAACTCTGGAAACTGTCCCTGAATCACTTTCTTCCATTCCCAAGAGCTCTCATAATCTGGTAATCCCTTCCACTGAATCAACAACTCGTCTTGGCCTGATACAGGACTCACTCTCGACCCCAACACCTTCTCTGGCTGAGCTACCAGCACTCCCTCTGCTGTAAGTAAAGGAGGCAGTGGAGAGATCGTGTTATCATCTCCAATAGCCTTCTTAAGTTGTGACACATGAAAAGTAGGATGTATCTTCGCATCCTCCGGTAACTTGAGCCGATAAGCAACCTTGCCCACTCGTGCAATTACCTCATATGGACCGTAAAACCGGGCTGATAGCTTCTCATTGGCACGCCTTGCGAGAGACTGTTGTCTGTAAGGACGGAGCTTGAGATACACCATATCCCCAAGCTCAAACTCTACCTCTCTGCGATGTCCATCGACTTGCTTCTTCATTACTTGTTGTGCATGACTGATGTGCTCGCGAATCAAACTCAGCATGTTATCCCTCTCAATCAACTTACTCTCCAAGTCAGCGTTGGAAGTGGACCCTTGTTCGTATTTGAGGATGAACGGGGGGTCACGACCGTAGACTGCCTTGAACGGGGTCATCTTGATAGCTGAGTGGAACGACGAGTTATAACATAGCTCTGCCCACGGTAAGTACCTTGACCAAGCCTTTGGTTTGTCACTCGTATAACAGCGAAGATACGTCTCAAGTCCTCGGTTAGTTACCTCAGTTTGGCCGTCAGattgtgggtgataggctgtgctcATACACAGGGATGTGCCTGCCAGTCTAAACATTTCCTTCCAAAACTGGCTGGTGAAACCTTATCTCTGTCTGAGACAATGGTTTTAGGAAAACCGTGCAGCTTCACTACCTCTTGAACAAACACAAGGGCCACTTCAGTTGCTGTGAACGGATGTCGCAGTTTGATGAAATGGGCATATTTCGAGAGACGATCTATGACCACTAGGATCGCGTTGAACCCCTCTGACTTTGGTAACCCTTCTACGAAGTCCATGGCTATATCCTCCCATATTGCCACTGGAATTTCCAATGGTTGTAGCAGTCCCCCTGGTGCCAGAGTCGAGTACTTGTGGCGCTGGCAAATGGAGCAAGCAGCTACGTACTTCCTTATATCACTCATCATTCCTGTCCAGTAGAACATGTCCCCTATCTTCTTCTGTGTACGTTGTACACCTCCATGACCCCCCATGAGCCCATCATGGAGTTCTCTCAGTATCACCCCAATCAATGAAGAAGTTCTGGGTAAAACAATTCTCCCTTTTCTCAACAACCTTCCCTGGATCACCTCATAGTCCTTGTGATCTCCTACATGAGCTAGCACTTCCTCGCGTAACTGCTGGAGAGCAGGATCCAGAGCCAACTCTTTCTCGACGTCCTTAAGTTGAATGGCTGTCAGTATTGATAAAGCCATCAGCTCCGTAGAAACCCCACGCCGTGACAAGGCGTCGGCAGCTTTGTTCTCCAAACCAGGTTTGTAATGAATATCAAAGTCAAACCCTAGGAGTTTCGTCAACCACCGTTGATACTCCAAGTTAATCTCCCTCTGCTCCAACAAAAATTTGAGGCTCTTCTGGTCTGTTCGAACGATGAACTTCCTCCCCAAAAGATAGTGCCTCCATTTCTGTATTGCGAATACAATGGCCATGAGTTCACGCTCGTAGACTGACTTGAGCTGCTGCCTTTCTGATAACGCTTGGCTATAGAACGCTATTGGCCGTTGATTTTGCATAAGGACCGCGCCCAGCCCTCTACCCGAGGCGTCTGACTCCAACACAAACTGCTCCTGAAAATCAGGCAAAGCGAGGACTGGAACAGTTGTCATAGCCTCCTTGAGTCTTGTGAAAGCTTCATTTGCTGTAGCACTCCATCCAAACTTGTCCTTCTTGAGTAACTCAGTAAGAGGTCTTGCAATCAAGCCATAGTCCTTGACAAACTTTCGGTAATAGCCTGTGAGACCCAGGAAGCCCCTCAAATCTTTAACGCTTCGAGGTACTGGCCATTCTGTCATCGCCACTATCTTCTTCTTATCTGCTGCGACCCCATTCTCTGAAATAATATGCCCCAGATACTCTATGCTCGTACTTCCAAACTCACATTTCTTCATGTTTGCATAGAGCTGATGTTGCTGCAACTTCTCTAACACCAACTTCACATGTAACGTGTGTTCTTGAGGACTCTTACTGAAGATCAGTATGTCGTCGAAGAATACCAACACGAACTTACGGAGATAGGGACGGAATATCTCGTTCATGAGGGATTGAAAGGTGGCTGGTGCGTTAGATAATCCAAACGGCATTACGAGGAATTCGTAATGCCCATCGTGTGTACGAAACGCCGTCTTGGGTATGTCCTCTGCCTTGACCCGTATCTGATGATACCCCGAACGTAGGTCAAGCTTGGAAAACACCACAGCTCCTCGTAACTCATCCAGTAGCTGGTCTATCATGGGTATTGGGTAGCTATCAAGCACCGTCACCTTGTTGAGAGCGCGGTAATCAACACAGAACCGCCAACTTCCATCCTTCTTCTTGACCAAGAGAACCGGACTTGAGAAAGGACTAATGCTTTCCTGTATAATCCCTGCCTTCAACATCACCGCTACTTGCCTCTCTATCTCCTCCTTCTGCACGTGAGGGTAACGAAATGGTCTTACGCTTACTGGATTGCTTCCTTGAGTGAGAGTGATAGCGTGTTCTCTCCCTCTGGACGGAGGCAACCCTTTTGGTTCAGCAAACACTTGCTCAAACCGAGTCAGTAACTTCTGCATAGCCACTGGTGCTCCTTGTTTACCCTTCTCCTCCGGGAGTAAAGCCCTACACTCAACAACTACACTTACTTCAGTTTGTGCCAACAACTTTCTCATCGCTTTGAATGTCACCTCGGAACTACAAAGATCCGGGACTCCTTGAAGCGTAATCAACTTCCCTTCCATGGGAATTTTCAGGATCTGCAGCTTCCAATTAACTCTCATTTCTCCCAACGTCTCGAGCCATTGGATGCCCAGTATGATGTCCACATTGTTGAGTTCGAGAGCCAGGAAGTCCGACGTAACGGAATATCCTTGCATCGACAATGTGACATTCCTACAAATCCCACCTCCTCTGACCGGCCTCCCCGATCCCGTTATAACCCCAAAGCTTTGCGTTTCTTCAGCCACGAGCCCCAACTCTCTCATCAGACGGGAGTCGATGAAATTGTGGGTGGCTCCACTGTCGATGAGCACAATAgcttgaacctcttgaatcgaCCCTCGGAGTTTGATCGTCTTAGGTGATGAGATACCCATCATCGATCGCGAGGATAAGGCTGCACACTCCGCAAATTCCATCGCCTCCTCCtcattcttctcttcttccaccTCCTGATCCTTCTCATCGACCTCCTCTTCTTGGACAACCAGCACCATCAGTTCTTTATTTGGGCAGTCTCTTCTGGCATGCGATTTCTCGCCGCATTGGAAACACAAGCCTTCCGCTTTATATCGCGCATACTCCGCCGGCGATAGTCGACGGAACGGCGCCCTGTTCCTCCCGTTGAAATTTGAGTTCTGGTTCGCCGGCTTCTTCTCCGCGACCGTGTTTTTCTCCTGCCCTTGATAGGTCTTGGGCCGTTGATTGTTCTGAGGCCCAGACCCACTACTCAGATTCGGCCCACTACGTGTCGAAAAGGAAGACGACACCGTTTGACTACCTCCTTTAACTCCCTTTCCGGTTTGCGTCCCCGGTGAAGGATCGCCGTAGTTAACCCACTCCTCCACAAGTTTTGCCACACTCATCATTTTCCTCAAACTCCGAGGTTCCATCAACTTCACCCCCGCCTTGATTTGCGGCTTTAACCCTATCATAAACGCCGTTTCTAGCACCGTATCAGAGAGCTCTGGCGCGTTTGACGCCAGCGAGATGAAGTCTTTGATATACTCCCTCACCGTGCCCTCCTGCTTCAACGTCATCAGCCGTTCTCGAGCGGTGGTCTCGTGGTTAGTCGAGAACTGCTCCAAAACCCGGTATTTCATCTGATCCCAACTCAAAAAAGGATTTCGGTCTCGTTCCCAACGGTACCACATCAACGCCTCCCCATCGAAGCACATCCTCACCACTCGCAACTTCCGCTCTTCTGAGAACTCTCCAAGTTCAAAATATTGCTCAACACGGAGGACCCAGCTTTCTGCGTTTTCTCCGTCGAAGATCGGAATCTTCAGCTTTCTCGGCAGATCATCGGGTCCTAACTCGTTCTGCTGCCACTGGTGATCAAGATGGTTCCGTGAGTGGTTACGTCCGTCATACTCCACCTCACGTCGACCCTCACCGACCCGTGTAACAGACTCTGATCGAACCCCCGATGTTCCGGCGCGAAAGAGACCGCTACCCTCCTCCTCGGTTGCGATCTGCTTTCCCGAACGTTGCATCGGTGGCGAGATCTCTTCCTCCATATGACTCTGCAGCGTTGCTTGGAACAACGCCGCAAACTCCTTCTTCCTCGTCTCCTCGGTCTCATCCAAACGCTTCTCCAAACGTTCCATCACGCTCATCCGACTTCGGATCTCCATCACACTCTCCTTGAGATCCTCCATCGAACGTTCCACCACCCCAATCTTGTTCATCTCTTCTCTCAATCCATCTAACGTCGCATCAATCTCCGCTTTCTTCCCAGGCGCCATCGGGTCCAGTAAAGaaatggctctgataccaagttGTTATGGATTGTATTAAGAAACGAAAGAGATTCGTATTGATAAAGAAAGATCGTAACAAACTAGAGAGTATCTTAGggtctctctctccctttaCAACTTTATGATCAAATCTCTTGATGCCTCTCCAATACAATACTCGCTCATATAAATAGAAAAGGTTCCTACG is from Brassica napus cultivar Da-Ae chromosome A1 unlocalized genomic scaffold, Da-Ae chrA01_Random_2, whole genome shotgun sequence and encodes:
- the LOC125593883 gene encoding RGG repeats nuclear RNA binding protein A-like isoform X2, which translates into the protein MATLNPFDLLDDDAEDPSQLAVSIAADKSRKPAPVSGLPAKSTPPSSKQPPPSQAVREARSDAPRGGGGGFSRGRGGYNRGGPPRGGRRGEAGEGERPRRAFERRSGTGRGGDFKREGAGRGNWGTPGEEVLAVETEEVAAGVENEKDVVEKPADDDANKENTTEVEEQKEPEVKEMTLDEYEKILEEKRKALQSQNTSERKVDTKVFESMQQLSNKKKSNDEIFIKLGSDKDKRKDDKEEKAKKAVSINEFLKPAEGENYYRGGRGGRGRGGRVSSGGGFSGNRSEAAPAIADTAQFPSLGGK
- the LOC125593883 gene encoding RGG repeats nuclear RNA binding protein A-like isoform X1, whose amino-acid sequence is MATLNPFDLLDDDAEDPSQLAVSIAADKSRKPAPVSGLPAKSTPPSSKQPPPSQAVREARSDAPRGGGGGFSRGRGGYNRGGNNGYSGGYSKPSEEGDVSKPSYERRGGGGVGPPRGGRRGEAGEGERPRRAFERRSGTGRGGDFKREGAGRGNWGTPGEEVLAVETEEVAAGVENEKDVVEKPADDDANKENTTEVEEQKEPEVKEMTLDEYEKILEEKRKALQSQNTSERKVDTKVFESMQQLSNKKKSNDEIFIKLGSDKDKRKDDKEEKAKKAVSINEFLKPAEGENYYRGGRGGRGRGGRVSSGGGFSGNRSEAAPAIADTAQFPSLGGK